One genomic segment of [Phormidium] sp. ETS-05 includes these proteins:
- a CDS encoding SRPBCC family protein gives MTNNQVFEQSIQIRASATVVERCIIEEKLMHRWLNPALRCEAVGDWNTDLGSQFRFKILIPIFQPQLDTVVVEREPGLIVWGFDGFFQGRDRWECQPQGQDTLLLNRFEFHIPNPIVAFGFHRVAASWTRQDMQAQLRRLKRVAEETYLGLGSS, from the coding sequence ATGACAAATAATCAAGTTTTCGAGCAATCAATTCAGATTCGCGCCAGCGCTACGGTAGTAGAACGCTGTATTATTGAAGAAAAGCTGATGCACCGGTGGCTAAATCCTGCCCTGCGATGTGAAGCGGTGGGGGATTGGAATACGGATTTAGGCAGTCAGTTTAGATTTAAAATCTTAATCCCCATTTTCCAGCCCCAGTTAGACACGGTGGTGGTGGAAAGAGAACCGGGATTGATAGTTTGGGGGTTTGATGGGTTTTTTCAGGGACGCGATCGCTGGGAATGTCAACCCCAAGGACAAGATACCCTCCTGCTCAACCGGTTTGAGTTCCACATCCCTAACCCGATCGTTGCCTTCGGTTTCCACCGGGTCGCCGCTAGTTGGACTCGCCAAGATATGCAAGCACAGCTCCGCCGCCTCAAACGGGTAGCGGAGGAAACCTACTTGGGTTTGGGCAGCAGTTAA
- a CDS encoding SirB1 family protein, with translation MKFSLARQLFYQEIHQNDEDIDLGKAALYIAGEEYPHLDYEEYLNALDVMASEVAERLPQQRYPLRVIQTINSYLYDDFGFRGNEEDYYNPRNSFLNEVIDKRRGIPITLSLVYLEVARRIDFPMVGIGMPGHFLIRPDFEDAGIFVDAFHRGEVLFPDDCQQRLNDIYHRPVQWQSEFLAAVSKRQFLARMLGNLKMIYLQVGELGKCLGAVERILLLFPNAPLELRDRGLLYYQSDRPTEARSDLETYLQLLPNAPDAGIIRQVLDKINS, from the coding sequence ATGAAATTTTCCCTAGCCAGACAGTTGTTTTATCAAGAAATTCACCAAAACGATGAGGATATCGATTTGGGGAAAGCGGCGCTCTATATCGCTGGTGAAGAGTATCCCCATCTGGATTATGAGGAATATCTGAATGCTTTGGATGTGATGGCGTCAGAAGTGGCGGAGCGTTTGCCCCAGCAGCGCTATCCTCTGCGGGTGATTCAAACTATCAATAGTTACCTGTACGATGATTTTGGTTTTCGGGGGAACGAGGAAGATTACTATAATCCCCGGAATAGTTTCCTGAATGAGGTAATAGATAAGCGCCGGGGAATTCCGATTACTTTGTCTTTGGTTTATCTAGAAGTTGCCCGCCGGATTGATTTTCCGATGGTGGGGATTGGGATGCCGGGGCATTTTCTGATTCGCCCGGATTTTGAAGATGCGGGGATTTTTGTGGATGCTTTTCATCGCGGTGAGGTGTTGTTCCCCGATGATTGTCAGCAAAGATTGAATGATATTTATCATCGCCCGGTGCAGTGGCAATCGGAGTTTCTGGCTGCGGTGAGCAAAAGGCAGTTTTTGGCGCGGATGTTGGGCAATTTGAAGATGATTTATTTGCAAGTAGGTGAATTGGGGAAATGCTTGGGGGCTGTGGAGCGGATTTTGCTCCTATTTCCTAATGCGCCTTTGGAATTGCGCGATCGGGGGCTGCTATATTACCAAAGCGATCGCCCTACGGAAGCCCGATCGGACTTGGAAACCTATCTGCAGCTGTTGCCTAATGCCCCCGATGCTGGCATTATCCGCCAAGTTCTCGACAAAATCAACTCTTAA
- a CDS encoding mechanosensitive ion channel, producing the protein MFVSPLLAQTDMAAAFTPVTKFVESILSQLGTFLPSLLGAVAILIVGWIVATVLASATKGLLNRTNIDNQLATWMVGQRPGATKPPIEQWAATGVYWVVMIFVIVAFLNALQLNVVSTPLNTFLDKIFDYLPRVGGAAVLLGIAWLLATLAKAVLTRLLQPFNLDDRLAEQTGRPAGDSPFLLNETLGNALYWFIFLFFLPSVLSTLELQGALTPVQNLLDQILSALPKILTATIIGAIGWLIARIVRGIVTNLLAATGTDQLGRKMGLTTTEGGMSLSGLIGTIVYVLVLIPTAIAALNALEIQAISAPAVSMLQQILNTLPQIFTAALIFAVFYVIGQFISELVTNILTSVGFNNLFQWLGLPSSLPTAGSEDDEEPRSGQKTVIQTPAKTPSEIAGIVALVGIMLFAAVAATEVLQLAVLTQIAQGILAGSGGVLVGLLVFGVGLYLANLAFNLIAASGGGQAKILGNAARISIIALAGAMGLQQMGIAPDIVNLAFGLLLGGVAVAIALAFGLGGRDVAAEQLREWLASFKDTK; encoded by the coding sequence TTGTTTGTTTCGCCCCTGCTGGCGCAAACTGACATGGCAGCCGCTTTTACTCCTGTCACCAAATTTGTAGAAAGTATTTTATCCCAGTTGGGCACTTTTCTGCCCAGCTTGCTGGGGGCAGTTGCCATCCTCATCGTCGGCTGGATTGTGGCGACGGTGTTGGCTTCAGCAACGAAAGGACTGCTGAACCGCACCAATATCGATAATCAACTGGCCACCTGGATGGTGGGCCAGCGACCAGGAGCGACTAAACCTCCCATAGAACAGTGGGCAGCCACTGGCGTGTATTGGGTGGTGATGATTTTTGTCATCGTGGCTTTCCTGAATGCGCTGCAATTGAACGTGGTATCTACGCCGCTGAATACGTTCCTCGATAAGATTTTTGACTATTTACCCCGAGTTGGGGGGGCGGCGGTACTGTTGGGGATTGCTTGGCTACTGGCAACCCTGGCGAAAGCTGTGTTAACCCGCTTGCTGCAACCGTTCAATCTGGACGATCGCCTCGCGGAGCAAACGGGCAGACCTGCGGGCGATAGCCCTTTCCTGCTCAACGAAACTCTGGGTAATGCGCTGTATTGGTTTATCTTCCTGTTCTTCTTGCCCTCGGTACTCAGTACCTTGGAACTGCAGGGAGCCCTGACACCAGTGCAAAACCTGCTCGACCAAATCTTATCTGCTCTGCCGAAAATTCTCACGGCAACGATTATCGGCGCGATCGGCTGGTTAATCGCCCGCATCGTCCGGGGTATCGTCACCAACTTGCTGGCTGCTACTGGTACGGACCAGTTGGGCCGGAAAATGGGACTGACTACCACTGAGGGGGGGATGTCTCTGTCGGGGCTGATTGGCACGATCGTTTATGTGCTGGTGTTGATTCCCACCGCCATTGCTGCCCTCAACGCTTTGGAGATTCAGGCGATTTCCGCCCCCGCCGTCTCCATGCTCCAGCAAATTCTCAACACCCTGCCCCAAATTTTCACCGCTGCTCTGATTTTTGCGGTGTTTTACGTCATCGGGCAGTTTATCTCGGAATTAGTCACTAATATTCTCACCAGCGTCGGCTTTAACAACCTGTTCCAATGGCTGGGCCTGCCTTCTTCTCTGCCTACAGCAGGCTCTGAGGACGACGAAGAGCCCAGATCTGGCCAAAAAACAGTCATCCAAACCCCGGCCAAAACTCCTTCAGAAATCGCAGGTATTGTGGCTCTGGTGGGGATTATGCTTTTCGCCGCCGTCGCCGCCACCGAAGTCCTGCAATTAGCTGTACTCACCCAAATCGCCCAAGGCATTTTGGCCGGTTCCGGCGGTGTCCTGGTGGGTTTGCTGGTGTTCGGCGTTGGTCTCTATCTGGCTAACTTGGCGTTTAACTTGATTGCTGCTTCCGGTGGCGGTCAAGCCAAGATTCTTGGCAACGCCGCTCGCATTTCTATCATTGCTCTGGCGGGGGCGATGGGCCTGCAGCAAATGGGCATTGCTCCAGATATTGTGAATCTGGCTTTTGGTCTGCTCTTGGGTGGTGTCGCTGTGGCGATCGCTCTGGCCTTCGGCTTGGGTGGACGCGATGTGGCCGCTGAGCAACTGCGCGAATGGCTCGCTAGTTTCAAAGATACCAAATAG
- a CDS encoding class II aldolase/adducin family protein, which translates to MTKPTAMSPIELPQPPKFDNTAADRLHRKQRLAGAFRLFARYGFDEGIAGHITARDPEFPDRFWVNPMGMHFGQIRVSDLILVNHSGEILQGDKPINAAAFAIHSRLHKARPDVVAAAHSHSVYGKAWSSLGRILDPITQDACSFYNDHAVFDDYTGVVLESSEGDRIAATLAQRKAIILRNHGLLTVGHSVDEAVWWFIAMDRSCQAQLMAEAAGKPVLISPEIARLTYSQVGTPYMGWFSFQPLYDKIVREEPDLLD; encoded by the coding sequence ATGACAAAACCCACAGCTATGTCTCCAATAGAATTACCACAACCACCAAAGTTTGACAACACCGCCGCCGATCGCCTGCACCGCAAACAGCGCCTAGCCGGGGCTTTTCGCCTATTTGCACGGTATGGGTTTGATGAAGGTATCGCCGGTCACATTACAGCGCGAGACCCAGAATTTCCCGATCGCTTCTGGGTGAACCCGATGGGGATGCACTTTGGCCAGATTCGGGTTTCTGACCTGATTTTAGTCAACCATTCGGGAGAAATTCTCCAGGGAGATAAACCCATCAATGCAGCAGCGTTTGCCATTCACTCCCGCCTGCACAAAGCCCGTCCTGATGTGGTAGCGGCGGCCCATTCCCACTCGGTTTATGGCAAAGCCTGGTCAAGTTTAGGGCGAATTTTAGACCCAATCACTCAGGATGCTTGTTCCTTTTATAATGACCATGCTGTGTTTGATGATTATACTGGGGTAGTGCTGGAAAGTAGCGAGGGCGATCGCATCGCCGCCACCCTCGCTCAGCGCAAAGCGATAATTCTGCGCAACCACGGATTACTAACTGTGGGTCATTCCGTAGATGAAGCAGTTTGGTGGTTTATCGCGATGGATCGTTCTTGTCAAGCCCAATTAATGGCCGAAGCAGCGGGCAAACCAGTCCTCATATCCCCAGAAATTGCCCGTCTCACTTATAGCCAAGTAGGCACACCGTATATGGGTTGGTTTAGCTTCCAACCCCTTTATGACAAAATTGTGCGGGAAGAACCCGATTTATTAGATTAA
- a CDS encoding PAS domain S-box protein, with protein MKVRFLPTIAALSAAALVVAGVWLVDRAEKDRAAEEERAQVLNQLSTLRARLEGELNSRLFLTRGLVAYVSNYPDITQAQFESLAAVILAQQTGIPSISLYKNTTISHIYPLKGNEAALGFNPMSIPEEREAVQRAIDSRQTVVAGPVNLIPKGIAFISRTPIFLTPEGAPPESGPFWGMVSIGIDKDTLFQEAEVPQLATKLQLAIRGKDSLGASGEVFFGEEKVFGENSVKLAVSLPNGSWQLAAIPLKGWQYQQRNLWLPVGGGLMALLTGVLVYKSLREPEKLRLAVQLATAAVKESETKYRELVENASSIILRLDTQGNITFFNEFAQELFGYSEAEIIGKNALGTILPETYSSGTDLVAMVRQSLRNPKEFTHHEREHIRRNGKLVWIAWRNKLLQDDQGHFTGMLCIGTDITEQKRAEEELHYKVEFENLITNLSTHFINLEPEELDEEINLALETLGNFCQLDRVSIFQFFQDDNVMAHTHEWCGLGIEPQIERIPQLPVNAVPWFMERMRKMEVLHLNRLEDLPPEAFGEKAILKSAGIQSVLSVPLATGGITIGFVSFDAVSAPKIWSEDSIKLLKLMGEILANALQRKRSEVALRESEAELRALFAAMRDVILVLDTEGRYLKIAPTSPDLLYKPPTTLLGKTLYEVLPSAQADWFLAEIRAAVATKQMRSLEYSLVMTPRRTDNDSGVDEEIWFSASISPIQDNLVLWVARDISDRKRAEVALQKANEDLEIRVEERTAALTQANLQLQETLRELQLTQAQMVQSEKMSSLGQLVAGIAHEINNPVNFIHANLSYVKDYAQNLLSLIKLYQEDYPEPSAAIQDRIEDIELDFLEEDLAKILASMKSGTERIRKIVLSLRNFSRLDEADMKLADIHEGIDSTLLILQNRLQPVAHNSETPPAIEIVKEFGNLPLVECYPGQLNQVFLNLLNNAIDAIEAAFTAGINSPNDQGKITITTAVIDDQRITISISDNGIGLPEEAKHKLFNPFFTTKAVGKGTGLGLSIAYQVIVEMHGGEIICCSDTGRGATFTITLNTRPKKMVN; from the coding sequence ATGAAAGTCCGATTTTTACCCACGATCGCGGCACTGTCGGCGGCAGCGTTGGTGGTAGCTGGTGTTTGGCTAGTCGATCGCGCCGAAAAAGACCGAGCCGCCGAAGAAGAGCGCGCCCAAGTCCTCAACCAACTTAGCACCCTGCGCGCCAGACTAGAAGGAGAGCTAAACTCCCGACTATTCCTCACCCGAGGCTTAGTCGCCTACGTTTCCAACTACCCAGACATCACCCAAGCGCAATTTGAAAGCCTCGCCGCCGTCATCTTAGCCCAGCAAACCGGCATTCCCAGCATCTCTCTGTACAAAAACACCACCATCAGCCACATCTATCCCCTCAAAGGAAACGAAGCCGCCCTCGGTTTCAACCCTATGAGCATTCCCGAAGAACGGGAAGCCGTCCAAAGAGCAATTGATAGCAGACAAACTGTAGTTGCCGGTCCTGTTAATTTAATTCCTAAAGGGATAGCCTTTATTAGTCGCACCCCGATTTTTCTGACGCCAGAGGGAGCCCCGCCAGAAAGCGGCCCATTTTGGGGAATGGTGAGTATTGGCATAGACAAGGATACCCTCTTTCAAGAAGCCGAAGTTCCCCAACTCGCCACCAAACTGCAACTAGCTATCCGAGGCAAAGACAGTTTGGGCGCCAGCGGAGAGGTATTTTTCGGAGAAGAAAAGGTATTCGGCGAAAACTCCGTCAAACTGGCAGTTTCCCTCCCGAACGGTTCCTGGCAACTAGCAGCAATTCCCCTGAAGGGATGGCAATATCAGCAGCGGAATCTATGGCTGCCAGTGGGCGGCGGCTTGATGGCACTGCTAACCGGGGTTTTAGTGTATAAATCCCTGCGAGAGCCGGAAAAATTGCGCTTGGCCGTGCAACTAGCCACAGCAGCAGTCAAAGAAAGCGAAACCAAATATCGAGAATTAGTGGAAAATGCCAGCAGCATCATTTTGCGGCTGGATACCCAGGGCAATATTACCTTTTTCAACGAATTTGCCCAAGAGCTATTTGGCTACTCCGAGGCAGAAATTATCGGCAAAAATGCCCTCGGCACGATTTTACCCGAGACCTACTCCTCCGGCACAGATTTAGTGGCAATGGTACGCCAAAGTTTGCGCAATCCCAAGGAGTTTACTCACCACGAACGGGAACATATCCGGCGTAACGGTAAGCTGGTGTGGATTGCATGGCGGAATAAGCTACTGCAAGATGACCAGGGACATTTTACGGGGATGCTCTGCATCGGTACTGACATCACAGAGCAGAAGCGAGCCGAAGAAGAGCTGCATTATAAAGTTGAATTTGAAAACCTGATTACCAATTTATCAACTCACTTTATTAACTTAGAGCCGGAAGAGCTAGATGAGGAAATCAATCTGGCGCTAGAGACTTTAGGCAATTTCTGCCAGCTTGACCGAGTTTCAATTTTCCAGTTTTTCCAAGATGACAATGTGATGGCACATACCCACGAGTGGTGTGGGTTGGGGATAGAGCCGCAAATCGAAAGAATCCCCCAATTACCGGTAAATGCTGTACCCTGGTTTATGGAAAGAATGCGGAAAATGGAGGTACTGCACCTGAACCGATTGGAAGATTTGCCGCCAGAAGCATTCGGGGAAAAAGCGATTTTGAAATCTGCAGGCATTCAGTCGGTTTTATCCGTACCCCTTGCCACTGGGGGGATCACAATTGGATTTGTATCCTTTGATGCAGTATCAGCGCCCAAAATCTGGTCAGAAGATAGCATCAAATTGCTGAAATTAATGGGAGAAATCCTGGCTAATGCTTTGCAGCGCAAAAGGTCAGAAGTGGCTCTGCGGGAGTCGGAAGCGGAATTGCGAGCCTTGTTCGCGGCGATGCGGGATGTGATTTTGGTGCTGGATACAGAAGGACGCTATCTCAAGATTGCCCCTACCAGTCCCGATTTACTGTACAAGCCACCGACTACCCTGTTGGGTAAGACGTTGTACGAGGTGCTACCATCGGCGCAAGCAGACTGGTTTTTGGCGGAAATCCGAGCAGCAGTAGCAACCAAGCAAATGCGTTCGCTGGAATATAGCCTGGTGATGACCCCCAGGAGAACTGATAATGACAGCGGCGTTGATGAAGAAATTTGGTTTTCTGCCAGCATTTCTCCGATTCAGGATAACTTGGTTCTCTGGGTGGCGCGAGATATCAGCGATCGCAAACGCGCCGAAGTCGCCTTACAAAAAGCCAACGAAGACCTAGAAATCCGCGTGGAAGAGCGCACGGCGGCTCTGACACAAGCTAACCTGCAACTGCAAGAAACCTTACGGGAACTCCAGCTCACCCAAGCGCAGATGGTGCAGTCAGAGAAAATGTCCTCTCTGGGTCAGTTGGTCGCCGGTATCGCTCACGAAATCAATAACCCGGTCAACTTCATCCACGCTAATTTATCTTATGTGAAGGACTACGCCCAAAACCTGCTTTCTCTGATAAAATTGTATCAGGAAGATTACCCCGAACCCTCAGCCGCCATCCAAGACCGAATCGAAGACATTGAGTTAGACTTCCTGGAAGAAGATTTGGCCAAAATCCTGGCTTCCATGAAATCTGGCACAGAGCGCATCCGCAAAATCGTCCTATCCTTGCGCAACTTCTCCCGCTTGGATGAAGCGGATATGAAACTCGCCGATATCCACGAAGGCATAGACAGCACTCTCCTGATTTTGCAGAACCGCTTGCAGCCGGTTGCCCATAACAGTGAAACTCCCCCAGCTATTGAGATTGTCAAGGAATTTGGCAACTTGCCTCTGGTGGAGTGCTACCCGGGCCAGCTCAATCAAGTATTTTTGAATTTGCTCAATAATGCGATCGATGCCATTGAAGCAGCATTTACAGCCGGTATCAATTCCCCCAATGACCAGGGGAAAATCACGATTACCACGGCTGTAATTGACGACCAGCGGATTACCATTAGCATTAGTGATAATGGCATCGGCCTCCCAGAGGAAGCTAAACACAAGTTATTTAATCCATTCTTTACGACCAAAGCCGTTGGGAAAGGTACAGGATTAGGGTTATCTATAGCTTACCAAGTTATCGTGGAAATGCACGGCGGGGAAATAATTTGTTGTTCCGATACAGGCAGAGGAGCTACATTTACAATTACGCTCAATACTAGACCCAAAAAAATGGTTAATTAA
- a CDS encoding DUF2301 domain-containing membrane protein: MVEQKYIEPEVYQGQFGEFTITESDRTGVRIYRAGLMVAAIAFATGTTLVLWLGNDSTVLAALTPLYACFCLGLGVSLVTIHIYLAILHRLLQAFWLIGAIAAVALNFQSQEPLAITVTSNTAALFAIGFTFAALTGIYFKEAFCFDRLETKLLTPLVPLLIMGHMFGLLSPFAEKLLLATWAVLFLIFALRKTIQAIPADIGDKSVFAHLNSRRASDATG, from the coding sequence ATGGTAGAGCAAAAATACATAGAACCGGAAGTTTACCAAGGGCAGTTTGGAGAATTTACGATTACCGAGAGCGATCGCACCGGGGTGCGAATTTACCGAGCTGGTTTGATGGTAGCCGCGATCGCCTTCGCCACTGGCACCACCTTAGTCCTATGGCTGGGCAACGACAGCACGGTCCTAGCCGCACTCACCCCCCTGTACGCCTGTTTTTGCCTAGGTTTAGGTGTCAGCTTAGTTACCATACATATTTATCTCGCCATCTTACACCGGCTATTGCAGGCATTTTGGCTCATCGGCGCGATCGCCGCTGTAGCCTTGAATTTTCAAAGCCAGGAACCCCTCGCCATTACCGTCACCAGCAACACCGCCGCCTTATTCGCGATCGGCTTCACCTTTGCCGCCTTAACCGGCATTTATTTTAAAGAAGCCTTTTGCTTCGATCGGCTAGAAACCAAACTGCTCACTCCCCTAGTCCCCCTATTAATCATGGGACATATGTTTGGCTTACTTTCCCCCTTTGCCGAAAAACTATTACTAGCCACTTGGGCCGTATTATTCCTCATATTTGCCCTGCGCAAAACCATCCAAGCCATTCCCGCAGATATTGGCGATAAGAGCGTATTTGCCCACCTCAACTCCCGGCGAGCCTCAGACGCCACAGGTTAA
- a CDS encoding chlorophyll a/b-binding protein, producing MARSGFTYSETQRLNNFAIEPQMYVEETSRTGFTDYAEKLNGRLAMLGFVSLLAFEFFSGQSLVGFFQNL from the coding sequence ATGGCAAGAAGTGGTTTTACCTACAGCGAGACCCAACGGCTGAACAACTTCGCGATCGAGCCGCAGATGTACGTAGAAGAGACCTCTCGCACTGGTTTCACCGACTACGCAGAAAAGCTGAATGGTCGTTTGGCGATGCTGGGATTTGTTTCCCTGTTGGCTTTTGAATTCTTCAGCGGCCAAAGCTTGGTTGGATTTTTCCAAAACCTGTAA
- a CDS encoding FAD-binding oxidoreductase, with amino-acid sequence MSSVETILSQIPGDSLTGLRQADRLWQSLRANTTPIPLVIETTAEPLGNADWDVVVAGGTLGIFIAAALVQQGWRVAVIERGMLRGRDQEWNISRPELNALAELQLLTTGEIERAIGTEYNPVRIQFHGGKPFWVRDVLNIGVAPTILLETLKIRFLAAGGKLLEKTPFARAIIHPDGVTVATTTTNIAPGAAGGAGGAAAYASHQDGGSGPTLKTRLFIDAMGHFSPIVRQARQGQKPDGVCLVVGTCAQGFPNNDTGDLMVSITPVQNQCQYFWEAFPARDGRTTYLFTYADTHPERPSLEALFADYFRLLPEYQNVTLDQLEFRRALFGFFPSYRQSPLRSPWDRLIFVGDSSALQSPLSFGGFGALLRHLPRLSTGINEALEKDLLSQRPLAQLMPYQPNISVTWLFQRTMSVGMKQKIDPDGINNLLSGVFDCMEQLGEPVIKPFLQDKVQFGGLFQTLMLMSVQRPELGLKIMPQVGLFPLVDWMQHGFNLGVYSLLDRFASVVAPSVAHLSPSGQYYFHRWLEGWKYGSGGDGTDKI; translated from the coding sequence ATGAGCAGCGTCGAAACCATCCTCTCCCAAATACCCGGTGATAGTTTAACTGGACTGCGACAAGCCGATCGGCTCTGGCAGTCCCTCCGAGCAAACACCACCCCTATCCCCCTGGTGATAGAAACTACAGCAGAACCCCTAGGCAATGCTGACTGGGATGTGGTAGTCGCGGGAGGCACCCTTGGCATTTTCATCGCCGCCGCTTTGGTGCAACAAGGATGGCGGGTGGCTGTAATTGAACGGGGAATGTTACGGGGCAGGGACCAAGAGTGGAATATCTCGCGCCCAGAATTAAATGCCTTGGCGGAATTACAGCTACTGACAACCGGGGAAATTGAAAGGGCGATCGGCACCGAATACAACCCCGTGCGGATTCAATTCCACGGCGGTAAACCCTTCTGGGTGCGGGATGTCCTCAATATCGGCGTTGCTCCCACCATCCTCCTAGAAACCCTGAAAATCCGGTTTCTCGCCGCTGGCGGTAAACTCCTAGAAAAAACCCCCTTTGCCCGCGCCATCATTCACCCCGACGGCGTGACCGTAGCCACCACAACCACAAACATCGCCCCCGGGGCGGCTGGGGGTGCTGGGGGTGCTGCTGCATATGCGTCCCACCAAGACGGCGGTAGCGGTCCGACCCTGAAAACCCGATTATTTATCGACGCGATGGGCCACTTTTCCCCCATTGTCCGTCAGGCACGCCAAGGGCAAAAACCCGATGGGGTCTGCTTAGTCGTGGGCACTTGCGCCCAAGGTTTCCCCAACAATGATACTGGGGATTTAATGGTATCTATTACCCCAGTGCAAAACCAATGCCAATATTTTTGGGAAGCGTTTCCCGCCCGAGATGGACGCACTACCTATTTATTCACCTACGCCGATACTCACCCAGAGCGCCCCAGTTTAGAAGCGTTATTTGCCGATTATTTCCGCCTGCTGCCAGAGTATCAGAATGTCACCTTAGACCAGTTGGAATTTAGGCGGGCATTGTTTGGGTTTTTCCCTTCCTACCGCCAAAGTCCTTTACGCTCTCCCTGGGATAGATTAATCTTTGTGGGCGATAGTAGCGCCCTGCAAAGTCCCCTCAGTTTCGGCGGTTTCGGTGCCTTGTTGCGCCACCTCCCCCGTCTGAGTACGGGGATTAATGAAGCCTTAGAAAAAGACCTGCTCAGCCAGCGTCCCCTCGCCCAACTGATGCCTTATCAGCCTAATATCTCTGTCACATGGCTATTTCAGCGCACCATGTCTGTGGGGATGAAACAGAAAATTGACCCAGACGGGATTAATAATTTGCTTTCTGGGGTGTTTGACTGTATGGAACAGCTAGGGGAACCGGTGATTAAACCATTTCTCCAGGATAAAGTGCAGTTTGGCGGTTTATTCCAGACTCTGATGTTAATGTCTGTGCAGCGTCCAGAATTAGGTTTAAAAATCATGCCCCAAGTGGGACTGTTCCCCCTGGTGGACTGGATGCAGCATGGGTTTAACTTGGGAGTTTACAGCCTTCTGGACCGTTTCGCCTCGGTGGTAGCTCCTTCGGTGGCTCATCTGTCACCGTCAGGGCAGTATTACTTTCACCGCTGGCTGGAGGGGTGGAAATATGGCTCTGGGGGCGATGGAACCGATAAAATCTAA